The following are encoded in a window of Magnolia sinica isolate HGM2019 chromosome 11, MsV1, whole genome shotgun sequence genomic DNA:
- the LOC131219508 gene encoding nuclear pore complex protein NUP133: MFSPATRKPHSVSQKDRNAPHIYPDSPSTPLVGPHSHMAAAASIPDRPASGTPAPWASRLSVLARIPSARKTEKGADADQAQPVYVGEFPQVVRNAQDDFLQRSAPSDAGISGGMDKGTSLCWMVCGNQVFIWSYLSPAVSKKCVVLEFPSILKNGDAASKIRHGNSWMVSVVKWDGASGTTENVVRQCNSVGIVICNQKTKAVVYWPDIYSEGGNIPTVSIPSFDESKATASPGVEKAANRHQQQSWNGSSTLVEPGIFNSLIASAIPDALHECIVLACRSNGELWQFHCSPSGIHRQKVSQDISVASTRGSDNGQPLMNKGYARSLVWRYHQLVISEGSSRQFFLLTDHELQCWNIQLIPDINISRLWSHEIVGSDGDLGIKKDLAGQKQVWLLDLQIDDRGKEFTVLVATFCKDRVSSSSYMQYSLLTMQYKSGLNLSSENFASIHERVLEKKAPIQVIIPKARVEDEDFLFSMRLRVGGKPSGSAIILSGDGTATVANYWRGSTRLYQFDLPWDAGKALDASVFPSTEDNEEGAWVVLTEKAGIWAIPEKAVLLGGVEPPERSLSRKGSSNDGTAEEEKRSLAFGSNIAPRRASSEAWDAGNRQRAVLTIAHRTAQDEEAEALLSRLFHDFLLSGQVEGSFEKLKNSGAFEKDGETNVFARTSKSIVDTLAKHWTTTRGAEIVALAVVSSQLLEKQQKHQRFLQFLALSKCHEELSSRQRHSLQIIMEHGEKLAAIIQLRDLQNMPSQNRSDGRDSPYSNSRNEMSSSLWDLIQIVGEKARRNTVLLMDRDNAEVFYSRVSDLEEVFNCLSHHLPYIIEGEQPFTVQIQRAFEVSNACTALVRTAMQYRDAHQTWYPSPEGLTPWYCQSVVRSGLWSIASFILQLLKEVTEVDSSAQSDFFPHMEGLADVILEAYAVSITAKIERGEEHKALAEEYWKRRDTLLDSLYLLIKGFVEARYQGSDKDTDVYHQIEADLRELSSPLLSIAKRHEGYQTLWNICCDLNDTGLLRTLMHASMGPTGGFSYFVFQQLYEKRNYAKLLRLGEEFQEELAIFLKPHRDLSWLHDVYLNHFSAASETLHVLALSQEDSSALLNNGGSDPGPAKQGSSLADRRHFLNLSKIAAVAGRDAGFEMKTRRIDADLQILKLQEEVTSLFPDNEEMPLTTQLLTPTQLIEMCLKSQIRELSLRAFDVFAWTSSSFRRSNKSLLEECWKNAADQDDWAGLYGQSVAEGWGDEDSLQALRGTILFHASNMCYGLEAQVFEGGFDEVLPLRQEDAESQMMKDMCSVEAVLMQHNDFPDAGKLMLTAIMMGKLGTDGKAEDAPME, translated from the exons ATGTTCTCTCCCGCCACAAGAAAACCCCATTCCGTATCTCAAAAAGACAGAAATGCCCCTCACATCTACCCCGATTCCCCGTCAACCCCGCtcgttgggccccacagccacATGGCCGCCGCCGCTTCGATCCCCGACCGTCCAGCCAGCGGCACGCCGGCGCCGTGGGCCTCTCGCCTCTCAGTCCTCGCGAG AATTCCTTCTGCGAGAAAAACTGAGAAGGGAGCTGATGCAGATCAAGCACAGCCTGTATATGTTGGAGAGTTTCCCCAAGTAGTCCGTAATGCACAAGACGATTTTCTCCAGAGGAGCGCTCCCA GTGATGCAGGAATCTCTGGTGGCATGGATAAGGGAACATCCCTGTGTTGGATGGTATGTGGAAACCAAGTTTTTATCTGGAGTTATTTGTCACCTGCGGTGTCAAAGAAGTGTGTCGTCCTGGAATTTCCTTCAATTTTGAAAAATGGAGATGCTGCCTCAAAGATCAGGCATGGAAACAGCTGGATGGTCTCTGTTGTCAAATGGGATGGTGCAAGTGGAACCACAGAAAATGTGGTCCGGCAGTGCAACTCTGTAGGCATAGTCATCTGTAACCAGAAAACAAAAGCTGTTGTATATTGGCCTGACATCTACTCAGAAGGTGGGAATATTCCAACTGTCAGCATTCCCTCTTTTGATGAATCGAAAGCGACAGCTTCACCTGGTGTTGAGAAAGCTGCAAACCGTCACCAACAACAAAGCTGGAATGGAAGTAGCACTTTAGTTGAACCTGGCATTTTTAACTCTTTGATTGCTTCTGCAATTCCTGATGCATTACATGAATGTATTGTCCTAGCTTGTCGTTCCAATGGTGAGCTCTGGCAATTTCATTGCAGTCCCTCTGGAATTCATCGGCAGAAAGTTTCTCAGGACATCAGTGTCGCATCTACAAGAGGTAGTGATAATGGGCAACCTCTAATGAATAAAGGGTATGCAAGATCACTTGTTTGGCGTTATCATCAGCTTGTTATCTCAGAGGGATCCAGCCGACAATTCTTTCTGTTGACAGATCACGAGTTACAGTGTTGGAACATCCAACTGATACCTGACATAAATATTTCAAGGCTGTGGTCTCATGAAATAGTTGGTAGTGATGGTGATTTGGGTATTAAGAAGGATCTGGCAGGTCAGAAGCAAGTTTGGCTTCTGGACCTGCAGATAGATGACCGTGGAAAAGAATTTACTGTTCTTGTTGCTACCTTCTGTAAGGATCGAGTAAGCAGTTCAAGCTACATGCAATACTCACTTCTGACAATGCAATATAAATCTGGGTTAAATTTGTCTTCAGAAAATTTTGCGTCAATACATGAAAGGGTTTTGGAGAAAAAGGCTCCCATTCAAGTGATAATTCCGAAAGCAAGAGTGGAAGATGAGGATTTTTTGTTCTCCATGAGACTCCGTGTAGGAGGAAAGCCTTCTGGGTCTGCAATCATACTTTCTGGAGATGGAACTGCCACAGTCGCTAATTATTGGAGAGGTTCGACACGACTCTATCAGTTTGATTTACCTTGGGATGCAGGAAAAGCTCTGGATGCTTCAGTTTTCCCTTCTacagaagataatgaagaaggTGCATGGGTTGTACTGACTGAGAAAGCAGGAATATGGGCAATACCTGAAAAGGCAGTTTTACTTGGTGGGGTTGAACCGCCTGAGCGAAGCCTATCGCGTAAAGGGAGTTCAAATGATGGAACtgcagaagaagagaaaagaagtcTGGCATTTGGAAGCAATATTGCTCCTAGAAGGGCTAGCTCTGAGGCATGGGATGCTGGTAATAGACAAAGGGCAGTGTTAACTATTGCACACCGAACTGCTCAAGATGAAGAAGCAGAGGCTCTACTTAGTCGTCTctttcatgattttcttttgtCGGGGCAAGTAGAAGGCTCATTTGAAAAGCTTAAAAATTCTGGAGCATTTGAAAAGGATGGAGAAACAAATGTTTTTGCTCGTACAAGCAAATCTATTGTTGACACATTGGCGAAACACTGGACAACGACCAGAGGAGCTGAGATTGTGGCCCTGGCTGTTGTTTCATCCCAACTTTTGGAGAAGCAGCAGAAGCATCAACGGTTTCTTCAGTTCCTTGCTCTATCCAAGTGCCATGAGGAACTTAGTTCTAGACAGA GGCATTCTTTGCAGATTATCATGGAACATGGTGAAAAGCTTGCTGCTATAATCCAACTGAGGGATTTACAGAATATGCCCAGCCAGAATCGGTCGGATGGAAGGGACTCTCCATATTCTAATTCACGAAATGAAATGAGCAGTTCTCTTTGGGACCTGATTCAGATAGTTGGTGAGAAAGCTCGTAGAAACACTGTTCTTCTTATGGATCGAGATAATGCTGAAGTATTCTACAGCAGGGTGTCTGATCTTGAAGAAGTATTCAACTGTTTATCCCATCACCTACCATATATAATCGAGGGAGAACAACCATTTACCGTTCAGATTCAGCGAGCTTTTGAAGTTTCAAATGCATGCACAGCTTTAGTTCGCACTGCGATGCAATACAGAGATGCTCACCAGACTTGGTATCCATCACCTGAGGGCTTAACACCTTGGTACTGCCAATCTGTGGTGCGTTCTGGGCTATGGAGCATAGCTTCTTTCATTCTTCAGCTGCTGAAGGAAGTAACGGAAGTTGATTCATCTGCACAATCAGACTTTTTTCCACATATGGAAGGGTTGGCAGATGTCATACTCGAAGCATATGCTGTTTCTATCACAGCAAAAATTGAACGAGGAGAAGAGCACAAAGCTCTGGCAGAAGAGTACTGGAAAAGGAGGGACACACTTCTTGATTCTCTATATCTACTAATCAAAGGTTTTGTAGAAGCCAGATACCAG GGCTCAGATAAGGATACTGACGTTTATCACCAAATAGAAGCTGATCTTAGAGAGCTGTCTTCACCTTTGCTATCCATTGCTAAGCGACATGAAGGCTACCAAACTTTGTGGAATATATGCTGTGACCTCAATGATACAGGGCTCCTCCGAACCCTTATG CATGCGAGCATGGGGCCTACAGGAGGGTTCAGTTATTTTGTGTTTCAGCAATTGTACGAGAAGCGCAACTATGCCAAGCTTCTAAGGCTTGGGGAAGAGTTCCAGGAAGAACTGGCTATCTTTCTAAAGCCACACAGAGATTTGTCATGGCTTCACGACGTATACTTGAACCATTTCTCTGCTGCTTCAGAAACTCTTCATGTCTTGGCTCTTTCTCAAGAAGATTCCTCTGCTTTATTAAATAACGGAGGATCGGACCCTGGCCCTGCCAAACAGGGTTCCTCTCTGGCAGACAGAAGGCATTTTCTTAATCTCTCTAAAATAGCTGCAGTGGCAG GTAGGGATGCTGGTTTTGAGATGAAGACACGGCGCATAGATGCGGATTTACAGATTCTAAAATTGCAG GAAGAGGTTACGAGTCTGTTTCCTGATAATGAAGAAATGCCACTCACGACACAACTGCTCACTCCCACCCAACTGATTGAAATGTGCCTGAAGAGCCAAATCCGAGAGCTTTCCTTGCGGGCATTTGATGTTTTTGCATGGACCAGCTCCTCCTTCCGGAGGTCAAACAAGAGCCTCCTGGAGGAGTGCTGGAAGAATGCTGCTGATCAGGATGACTGGGCAGGCCTCTATGGACAATCAGTGGCAGAAGGGTGGGGTGATGAGGATTCCCTACAGGCTCTGAGAGGAACCATACTCTTCCATGCCTCGAACATGTGCTATGGACTGGAAGCGCAGGTCTTTGAAGGGGGGTTCGATGAGGTGCTGCCGCTGCGGCAAGAAGATGCAGAGAGTCAGATGATGAAGGATATGTGTTCTGTGGAAGCAGTTCTAATGCAGCACAACGATTTCCCAGATGCAGGTAAGCTGATGCTGACTGCGATCATGATGGGTAAGCTCGGAACTGATGGCAAAGCTGAAGATGCCCCCATGGAATGA
- the LOC131219510 gene encoding disease resistance protein RPS5-like: MVNYFTAVLDVVKLLWDPLARQISYVKNVEKNVENLRKERDVLTHEESDVTKEVERAKLQRRDPKAKVNSWLKDVNDVKNEVSDIEKEFKENMRCLKECLPNYYNRRKLSKRALETTSKVKELKGKVISEDAIAVDQLPPTAHTLPTPSLRAKTSAEIISEQILGWIKDAKIGMVGVYGMGGVGKTTIMMNINNRLKDAKLFQSIIWVTVSEDLNLKRLQTDIAKKVQLNLQEGDDEVNRAAKLHDALLTRQKFLLILDDLWKSFPLEKVGIPEPNEENGCKIALTSRSLDVCRGMKTDKNVKVKELSKEEAWDLFKDHLGSNVVLASNVQTIAKLVTEECGGLPLALITVGEALRDIDDVHEWSHALNQLRSSECEIEGIQDEVFRRLQFSYNRLSNEKSRACFLYCSLYPEDYKIPVEEVIKYWICEQLIDERGDIQSQIDNGHSIVNGLTRACMLESFIDEVGIKYIKMHDLLRDMAIDITKHNPRFIVKAGTGMEELLKDEEWVGDVERVSLMSNRIHNLVATPNCPKLTTLFLQGNPLEGHITPSFFRNQHMCGLKVLDLSDSRIECLPDSLSSLVNLRALVLTKCCYLSAIPSLAKLNELRLLDLSFTNIDQLPQGMERLANLRFLDLSYMYKLERIDAGVISKLPHLEHFTAWQNKLILSIILDDQMEILTRLVHLRLSFSNLVTFSHYVQFGQSHKLKKFSFSIGNIVCKESYIKLDEINYLYEFERLVYLGDLQVGTRESLHLLPANTVDLIMIECSNFTRLSLLSLQNVEGLKFCRITWCFSMKSVLSVKDNVSFLTALEHLFLESLPNLQTVCRGVATPGTFQSLNSIIIYDCYKLKNLFSVGWLKNLQNLEKISIKNCNEMTDLVTEEEDEEISAAYNITLPKLKNLYLLRVNKLKKICSKVLVCSSMVLIQIEGCSKLKKIPFSVGTSSMAFQGEIRGTRKWWNTLEWDDPATKPLLHPLFKEVEGDDNDDDDN, translated from the coding sequence ATGGTGAATTATTTTACGGCTGTTCTCGATGTCGTGAAGTTATTGTGGGATCCTCTTGCTCGACAGATAAGTTACGTGAAGAATGTAGAAAAAAATGTGGAGAATTTGAGAAAGGAGAGAGATGTACTTACTCATGAAGAAAGTGACGTGACTAAAGAAGTTGAGAGGGCTAAGTTGCAGCGGAGGGATCCCAAGGCTAAAGTGAACAGTTGGTTGAAAGACGTTAATGATGTTAAAAATGAAGTAAGTGACATCGAAAAAGAATTCAAAGAAAACATGAGATGTCTCAAAGAATGCCTACCCAATTATTATAACCGAAGAAAACTAAGCAAGAGAGCTTTAGAGACAACTTCCAAAGTAAAAGAGCTCAAGGGGAAGGTCATTTCTGAGGATGCGATTGCCGTTGATCAGTTACCGCCAACCGCACATACTTTACCCACCCCATCTTTACGAGCTAAAACATCGGCTGAAATAATTTCAGAGCAGATTTTGGGTTGGATAAAGGATGCAAAGATAGGAATGGTAGGCGTATATGGGATGGGCGGGGTAGGAAAGACGACCATCATGATGAACATTAACAATCGTCTCAAGGATGCCAAGCTTTTTCAAAGTATTATCTGGGTGACTGTGTCTGAAGATCTTAACTTGAAGAGGCTACAGACAGATATTGCAAAGAAAGTCCAACTGAACTTACAAGAGGGCGATGATGAAGTAAACAGAGCAGCAAAGTTACATGATGCATTACTAACTAGGCAGAAGTTTTTGCTCATCCTAGATGATTTGTGGAAGTCATTTCCACTTGAAAAAGTTGGAATTCCTGAACCTAACGAAGAAAATGGTTGCAAGATAGCATTGACATCTCGGTCATTGGATGTTTGCCGTGGAATGAAGACGGATAAAAACGTTAAAGTAAAAGAACTTTCCAAAGAGGAAGCATGGGATTTATTTAAAGACCATCTTGGTAGCAACGTGGTGCTGGCTTCAAATGTACAAACTATCGCAAAGCTTGTGACCGAAGAATGTGGAGGTCTACCACTAGCGCTCATCACGGTTGGCGAGGCTCTTAGAGATATTGATGATGTTCATGAATGGAGTCATGCATTAAATCAATTGAGAAGCTCAGAGTGTGAAATCGAAGGCATCCAGGACGAAGTCTTTAGGCGGCTACAGTTCAGTTACAATCGCTTAAGTAATGAGAAGAGTCGTGCTTGTTTCTTGTACTGCTCGTTGTATCCGGAAGATTACAAGATCCCTGTAGAAGAGGTGATTAAATATTGGATTTGTGAGCAGTTAATAGATGAAAGGGGGGATATCCAATCTCAAATTGACAATGGACATTCGATAGTGAACGGGCTAACACGTGCTTGTATGCTAGAAAGTTTCATTGATGAAGTTGGCATTAAGTATATAAAGATGCATGACTTACTTAGGGACATGGCGATCGacataaccaagcataaccctCGGTTCATAGTCAAGGCTGGGACCGGAATGGAAGAGCTTCTAAAAGATGAGGAATGGGTGGGAGATGTGGAGAGGGTTTCATTGATGAGTAACAGAATCCATAACCTCGTAGCAACGCCCAACTGCCCTAAACTCACTACCTTGTTTTTACAAGGTAATCCTCTTGAAGGTCATATCACTCCATCCTTCTTTCGAAATCAGCATATGTGTGGCCTCAAAGTTCTGGATCTATCTGATTCTAGAATCGAGTGTCTGCCTGACTCACTTTCTAGTTTGGTGAACCTCCGTGCACTGGTGCTAACAAAATGCTGTTATTTGTCCGCTATTCCTTCACTAGCAAAGCTGAATGAGCTGAGGCTGTTGGACCTTTCTTTCACAAACATCGACCAACTTCCGCAGGGGATGGAAAGATTAGCAAACCTAAGATTCCTTGATTTATCGTACATGTACAAATTGGAAAGGATTGATGCAGGAGTAATATCTAAGCTTCCCCATCTTGAACACTTTACAGCATGGCAAAACAAATTGATTCTGTCAATCATATTAGATGATCAGATGGAAATTCTAACTCGATTGGTTCATCTTAGACTCTCCTTTTCTAATCTTGTGACCTTCTCACACTATGTCCAATTTGGGCAGTCGCATAAGTTGAAGAAATTCTCTTTCTCTATAGGAAATATTGTGTGTAAGGAATCTTACATCAAACTAGATGAAATCAACTATTTATATGAGTTCGAGCGTTTAGTATATCTTGGAGACCTGCAAGTTGGCACTAGAGAAAGTCTCCACTTGTTGCCTGCCAACACAGTGGACTTGATCATGATCGAATGCTCAAATTTCACCCGACTCTCGCTTCTCTCCTTACAGAATGTGGAGGGATTGAAGTTTTGTCGCATTACTTGGTGCTTCAGCATGAAGTCTGTTTTATCAGTCAAAGATAATGTCTCTTTCCTCACAGCCTTAGAGCATTTATTTCTTGAGAGTCTACCAAATCTGCAAACTGTTTGTCGAGGAGTTGCTACACCTGGCACCTTTCAAAGCTTGAATTCCATAATCATCTATGACTGTTACAAGTTGAAGAATCTATTTTCAGTAGGGTGGTTGAAGAACCTCCAAAACCTTGAAAAAATTTCCATAAAAAACTGCAATGAGATGACAGACTTGGTGACcgaggaggaagatgaagagatAAGTGCAGCATATAACATCACATTGCCTAAGTTAAAGAATCTCTATCTTTTACGTGTAAATAAATTGAAGAAGATTTGCAGCAAGGTGCTTGTGTGCAGTTCTATGGTCTTAATTCAAATTGAAGGTTGTTCTAAGCTGAAGAAGATCCCTTTCTCTGTTGGCACCTCATCTATGGCTTTTCAAGGAGAGATTAGGGGGACAAGAAAGTGGTGGAATACATTGGAATGGGATGATCCTGCCACCAAACCTCTCCTCCACCCCCTTTTCAAAGAAGTGGAaggagatgataatgatgatgatgacaactaG